The Vulcanimicrobium alpinum sequence CTCCCTCGGGCGATTGCCAAGAGACCCGTGCTACCGTATACTCCCCCCTACGACGCAGCCCTAGGCGGCGCCGTGTTTCTCATCCGCTACCCAGGGGGGCCAGGGCGGCTGACCGTCCGGCCGAGGTCGGTGTATCAGAACAGAGTTTTGACCTGTAAGGACTGCGGCAACACGTTCGACTTCACGGTCCGCGATCAGATGTTCTACGCGGAGAAGGGGTTCGAGAACGAGCCGCAGCGGTGTCGCGACTGCCGCGCTGCGCGCAAGTCGCAACGGACGAACGGCATGGGCGTGCCGTCGTCGACGGCCGGTTTGCGCGAGATGTTCGACGCGGTGTGCGCGCAATGCAACGCCGAGACGACTGTGCCGTTCCGTCCGCGCGGTGACCGCCCGGTGTACTGCCGCAACTGCTACTCCGCGATGAACGCCGTGCGGGCGTAGCCTCGTCCTGCGCCGAATCCGCGGGTGTGGATTCGGTCTGGTACGACGGCGACGCCGTCGGATATCTCGATCAGCGCGCGCTCCCGCGCGAGGTCGTGCGCAAGCGCGCCCGGAGCGTCGACGACGTCGTCGACGCGATCGCGACGCTTGCGGTGCGCGGCGCGCCGGCGATCGGCATCTTCGGCGCCTACGGCGTCGCGCTCGCCGCGCAGCTGCACGCGGGCGATCGCCCTGCATTCGAAGCGGCGGCGCAGCGCATCCGCGGGGCGCGTCCCACGGCGGTGAATCTCGCGTGGGCCGTCGACCGCGTCCTGCAGTCGCCGGGAGCGGAGCGTGAAGAAGCGCAGCGCATCCACGAAGAACAGCGCGACGTCGACCGGCGCATCGGCGAAGCGGCGATCGAGCTGTTTCCGGCGATCGGCAACGTGCTCACGCACTGCAACACCGGCCCGATCGCGACCGGCGGCGACGGCACGGCGCTGGGCTGCTTCGTCGCCGCGCATCGTGCCGGGAAGAAACTGCACGTGTTCGTCGACGAGACGCGCCCGCTGCTGCAGGGCGCGCGGCTGACGATGTTCGAGCTGCGCGAAGCCGGTCTGCCGTGCACGCTGATCGTCGACAGCGCGGCTGCGATCACGATGCAGCGCAAGGATGTGCGCGCGATCGTCGTCGGCGCCGACCGCATCGCGCGCAACGGCGACACGGCGAACAAGATCGGCACCTACGGCGTCGCCATCGCCGCGGCGCATCACGGCATTCCGTTCTACATCGCCGCACCGCGCTCGACGTTCGATTTCGCGATCGAATCCGGCGATGCGATCCCGATCGAGGAGCGCAACGCCGACGAGGTGCGCATCGCCGCCGACGATCCGGTCTACAACCCCGCCTTCGACGTCACGCCCGGCCGCCTCATCACCGGCTTCATCACGGAATACGGCGTACTCGCCCCGCCCTACGCCGACGCCGTCCCCGATCTCGAACACCGCCCCTGCCTCGCCGCGTTGTCACGCTGAGGGCGGGAGCGCTTCGTGAAGTACTACGAGTTCGTCGATAAGGAGCCGAAGATCGATGGTTTGGTCGTCATCGAGGGCGACGAACCGATGCTGGCGCAGCGCGCGCTCGATGCGATCCTCGATCGCCTGCTCCCGCTCGACATTCGCCAGCTCAACTGCGACGTCGTCGAGGGACCGGAGACCGACGCCGTCGGGCGCGTCGTCGGCGACGCGGTGAATGCGATGCCGTTCCTGGCCGAGCGCCGCGTCGTCGTCGTGCGCAACTGCCACCGCATGCGCGCGCAGCCGCGCCGCGATCTCTGGGCTGCGGCCGAAGGGGTCCCTGCCGGCAACACGCTCGTCCTCGAAGATCTTTTTCCGCCGAAGAAGGCGACGAAGCCCGAGCCGTTCGGTCAGCTCGCGGGGCGCAAGGCGCTGCGCATCGATACGACGCCCAATGCCGACGTGCGCGAACGCTTCGTCCACGAAACGCTCGCGCGGCTCGGCGCGAAGGCGCAGCCGCGCGTGGTTGCCGTCCTCTCTGACGGCGACGCTTCGCTCGGCGCGATTCAGAACGATCTCGAGAAGCTGGCACTCCTCGGCACCACGATCACCCTCGCCGATCTCGAGCGCGAGAGCCTCGACGTGGAGGACGCCAAAGCCTGGCACTACGCGCAGGCGCTCGTCGAGGGACGCCCCGACGAGGCGCTGGCGATCGCGTTCGAACTCTTCGCGAACGATCCGCGCGGCGCGGCGATCCCGCTGGCGAGCGCGCTCGCGAACGACTTCGCGTTGCTGTGGGAGCTCGCACGCCCCGGCGGCGGCGCGATCCCGGCGCGCCATCGCTGGCGCGAGCGCGCGCTGCGCCCGATCGCGCGGCGGATCGGCGAACGCCGCGCGCGCTACGGTTACGAGGCCGCGGTGCGCGGCTTCGAAGCCGTGGTGACGGGGCGTATCGACGATCCGCGCGCAATGATCGAATTGCTCACCGCCGACCTCGCGGCGCGCCTCGCATCACGGTAGAGGCCGGGATTCCCCTTTCGGCTCGCTCCCCAAAGGATTCATTTTGCGTAGAATCCAACGTCGGCCACGAACGCGGGTCCGCTAATCGCTGACCTGCGTCGCCGCTCGTCATTCGGCTCCTTGAGAGGTCACTCCACGCATGCGTAGTCTCCTCGCCCGTTTTGCCGTCCTCGGCACCTTCGCAGTCTCGCTCGCCGCGTGCTCGAGCGGCAACGGCTCGACCCTGCCGTTCGCCGGGACGCCGAACGCCGCGGGCGCCAATTCCGGCACGTTCCAGGCCGGCGCGTCCGGCTCGGCTCTGCTGCGGTTCATCCAGGGCTCGCCGGATTCCGGAACCGGCGCCGCGGGCGCGGTTGACGTCTGCCTGGATCAGCAGCCGCTGACCCCGGCGGCCGGCGCCGTCTCGGTCGCCTACAAGGGCGCCTCGACCCTGCAGACCATCACGTCCGGCATTCCGCACACGATCTCGGTCTACGCGTCGCTCGGCGGGAGCAACGTCGGCGCGGAATGCGCGAACGCGCCGAACCCCTACCTGGGCAGCGCGGCGATCAAGACGACCAGCTTCACCCCGGCCGCGAACACGCGGTACGACCTGGTGCTGGCGGGGACTCAGGCCAGCAAGACCGCGCAGCTCATCCTCTTCACGATCGGCGCGAACGTGTTCGCGACTGCTCCGGCCGGCGCCGAGACGATCTCGCTCAACGCTGCGCCGGCGTATACCGCGATCAACAAGGGCATCGGCTTCGGGCAGTGCACGACGGTCGCGGTCGCTCCGGCGACGTGCGGCACGCCGACCGTCCTCGCGGGCGCCGGCAACCTCGCCTCCGGAAGGTTCGCGACCTCGCCGATCAACGGGATCCCGGCCGGCGGCTTCTACGACGGCATCGGCGTCGCGGCGGGGAACCCCGTCCCGGTGACGGTGATCGCGGCTCCGGCCGCGGCGGCCGGCCAGCCGTACGTGATCAACCTGGTCGCCGTCGATCAGATCGGCGCGACGACCCTCGGGCTGATCGCGATCCAGGAGTCGACGCTCGGCTACGGCTTCTAAGCTGAATCGGATCCGTCTCACCACCTGCGAAGGGGTCGCCGAACGGCGGCCCCTTCGTTGCTTCCTACGTTGGTCGTCGAGGCCGTTCCGGAACACGGCGCGAAAGCGACGCGCCGGACCGTGAACGATACGTCATACGCCTCGCCGTTCTCGTGGCGCTACGCGCGCCCAGCGCTGCGCGAGATCTTCTCCGAACGCGAGCGACGCAAGCTCTGGCGTGCCGTGTGGATCGCGCTCGCCGAAGCGCAGCAGCGTGCCGGCCTGGTCAGCGCGGCCGAGGTCGCCGACCTGCGCGCGCACCGCGACGAGATCGATCTCGACGCGGCGCTGGCGATCGAGCGAGAGATCGGGCACGATCTCATGGCGGAGATTCGCGTCTTCGCCCGCCAGGCGACGGTCGGCGGCGGGAAGATCCACCTCGGCGCAACCTCGATGGACATCGAGGACAACGTCGAGACGTTCCGGATGAGGCTTGCGCTGGCGCGCATCCTCGAGGCGCTCGACGAGCTGCTGCTCGCGTTCGCCGCACGGATCGAGCGCCACGCGGACCTCGTGTGCATGGGCTACACGCACCTGCAGCCTGCCGAACCGACGACGCTCGGCTACCGGCTGGCGGTCTACGCGCAGGATCTGCTGATCGATCGCGCGATGCTGCACGCCGCACGCGAGCAGTTGACGGCGAAGGGGATCCGCGGCGCGGTCGGCACATCGGCGTCGTACACGCGTCTGCTCGACGGCACCGGCCATTCGCCGCAGGAACAGGAAGACGAGGTCCTCGCGCACTTCGATCTGCAGGCGCGCGACGTCGCAACCCAGACCTATCCGCGCAAGCTCGACTACCTGCTGCTCTCGACGCTCGCCGGGATGGGCGCGTCGCTGTCGAAGTTCGCCTTCGACGTGCGCATCCTCGCGAGCCCGGGGTTCGGCGACATCGCCGAACCGTTCGGCGCCAAGCAGGTCGGCTCGAGCGCGATGCCGTTCAAACGCAACCCGGTGATGGCCGAACGCATCGACTCGCTCGCGCGTCTGCTCCCCGGCTACGCCGACGCGGCATGGCAAAACGCGGCGACGAACCTGCTCGAGCGCACGCTCGACGACAGTGCGAACCGCAGAACGATCCTGCCGGAAGCGCTCCTGTGCAGCGACGAGATCCTCACCCTCGCGAAGAAGATCGTCGAGGGGCTGCGCGTCGACGAGCGCCGCATCGCAGAGAACCTGCGCACCTACGGCCCGTTCGCGGGGACCGAAGCGATTCTCATGGAGGCCGCCAAGCGCGGCGGCGACCGTCAGGAGCTGCACGAAGTGATTCGCGAGAGCGCGATGCACGCATACGACGCGCTGGCCGCCGGCGAGACCAATCCGCTCGCGCGCCTGCTCGCCGACGACGAACGGATCGGACGCTGGGTCGACCCCGCCGAAGTCCGCGAACGTCTCGACCCGACCTCCCACGTCGGCGACGCCCCCGAACGCGCGCGCCGCCTCGCGAAGCGCATCCGCGACACCGTGCCGAAGCAGTAATGGCGATGAAGAAAGGGCACGAGATCGCGCGCGGTAAAACCAAGGTGCTCTACGAGCTCGAGGGCCAGCCCGACGTGCTCGTCGTGCAGCAGCAGGACGCGATCACCGCCGGCGACGGCGCGCGCCGCGACGTCATCGAAGGCAAGGGCCGCATCGCGGCCAAGACGACCGCGCGCGTCTTCCGTCTGCTCAACCTCTGCGGTCTGCCGACGCACTATCTCTCCGGCGGCGAAGACGACGACGACAACGAGATGCTCGTGCGGCGCGCGCAGATGATCCCGCTCGAGGTCGTCGTGCGGGGCGTCGCCGCGGGCTCGCTGGTGCGCCGGCGGCCGGGGATCCAGCGCGGATCGCTGCTCGTCCCGCGGCTGATCGAATTCTTTCTCAAGGACGACGCCAACCACGATCCGCTGATCGATCCCGACACGATTGTCGCGCAGGGGATCGCGTCGCCGTCCGACGTCGCGACGATGACCGAGCTCGCGCGCATCACCTACGAGATCCTCGCGCACGCGTGGCGCCGCCGCGACGCGCTGCTGGTCGATCTGAAGATCGAGTTCGGCCGGCTCGCAAGCGGCGAGGGGAAGGGCCAGCTCGTCATCGCCGACGTCATCGACAACGACGCGTGGCGCGTGTGGCCGCAGGGCCGCGAAGACCTGATGCTCGACAAGCAGATGTACCGCAACCTCGAGACCGTCACCCCGGCCGATCTCGAGCACGTCAAGGCGCGCTACGAGCAGGTCGCCGAAATCGTGGGAACGTTTCCGCAGATGCGGCCGGGGATGGTCGCGGTGCTGATCGACGGTCCGGAGAACGTTCCGCTCGCCGAACCGGTCGCCCAGGAGCTCTCGCGCTACGGTCTGCCGATCGTCCGCCACGTCGTCTCGGCGGCGCAGACGCCGGGCTACGCCCTGCAGCTGCTCGCGCAGCTCGATGCCACGTTCGCCCGGATCATCTATACGGCAGTCGGCGCGCAGCCGGGCGTCGCCGTGCTCGGCGCGATGCTTGCCGCGAACACCGCGAACGCCGTCGTCGCGACCGCGACGTCGCCGGTGCAGGCTGCGAGCGAAGCCGCGCTGCAGATCGCGAAGACGTTCGCGCTCGACGACACCGTGCTGTTCGGGCGCGTCCTGCTGATGCAGGCGAACGCGCGCAGCGAGGTGCTCTCGGCGGACGCACGGCTCAACGCGCCGCCGCCGGCGCCTCCGCCGGGAGTCGCGCGGGCATGACCGCGGCCGCGCACGACGACGCCGTCGCGCTCGGCCGCCGGCTCGGCGTCGCGCTCTCCGGCGACGAACTGCACCGGATCGCCGCGCATCTCGGCCGCGTCCCGACGCCGACCGAACTCTTCGCGTTCGACGCGCAATGGAGCGAGCATTGCTCCTACAAATCGTCGCGCGAGCACTTGAAGAAACTTCCAACCGACGGGCCGAGCGTACTCCTGGGCGTCGGCGAAGACGCCGGCATCGTACGGCTGGGCGAATGGCAGGGCGAAACCTACGGGATCGTCGTCGCGCACGAGTCGCACAACCATCCCTCGCAGGTCGTCCCGTTCGAAGGCGCCGCGACCGGGATCGGCGGGATCGTCCGCGACGTGCTGTGCATGGGCGCCGAGGTGATCGGCGTCGCCGATCCGCTGCGCTTCGGGCGGCTGGAGAACGAGCATTGCCGGTACGTCGCGCAGCAGGTCGTCGACGGGATCGCCGCCTACGGCAACGCGATCGGCGTCCCCAACGTCGGCGGCGACGTGTTCTTCGACGACTCGTTCGACGACAACGTGCTGGTCAACGTCGTCGCGCTTGGGCTGGTGAAAGAGAAGGAGATCATCCACTCGCGCGCTCCCGAGAACAGCGTCGGCTGGGACATCGTCCTGGTGGGAAAAGCGACCGATCGCAGCGGATTCGGGGGCGCGTCGTTCTCGTCGCTCACGCTCGACGAAGACGATGCGGAACAGAACAAGGGCGCCGTGCAAGTCCCCGACCCGTTCCTGAAAAACGTGATCATGCGCGCGTCGTATGCGGTCTTCGCGGCGCTGCGCGAGCAGAAGATCGTCGCGGGATTCAAGGACCTCGGTGCCGGCGGGCTGGCGGGCTGCAGCGCGGAACTCTGCGCCGCCGGCGGCAAAGGCGCCGAGGTGGAACTCGAGCGCGTCGCGACGGCGCAGCGCGATCTGCCGCCCGAAGTGATCGCGATCGGCGAGACGCAGGAACGGCTGTGCTGGATCGTGCCGCCTGCGTTCACGCCGACGCTGCTCGCGATCTACAACGAGATGTACGCGCTGCCGCGGGTCGCGCGCGGCGCATGCGCGGCGGTGATCGGGAAAGTGACCGACACGCGGCGGTACGTGGCGCGGCTGCACGGCGAGACGGTGATGGACGTCGATCTGGAGTTTCTCACCGGCGGGATCCGGTACTCGCGTCCGTTCACAATCGCCCCGCCGCCGGTCGACGATGCGGCCGAACGCGACCGCGAACTGCGCGACGTCGCGGCCGCGGGACACCCGACGCTCGGCGCGCTGCTGCGCGACGTGCTGGCGCATCGCGACGTCTGCTCGCGCGCGACGATCGTGTGGCGCTACGACGGCGTGGTGCGCGGCGCGACGTCGATCCCGCCCGGTTATGCCGATGCGGGCGTGCTCGTCCCCGTCGCCGGCGCGCCGCTGGGCGCGGCGACGGCGATCGGCGGCAACCCGCGCTACGGAAAAATCGACGCACGTCGCGCGGCGCAGCTCGCCGTCGTCGAAGCGATCGGCCGCGTATCGGCCGTCGGGGCGATCCCCGCCGGGCTCACCGACTGCTTGAACTTCGGCGATCCGACGGTTCCCGAGCAGATGGGCGCGTTCGTCGCGGCCGTCGACGGCCTCGCCGACGCGGCGCGCGCGTTCGACGTTCCGTTCGTGTCGGGGAACGTCTCGCTCTACAACCGTTCGTCGTCGGGAAATCACGTCGCACCCTC is a genomic window containing:
- a CDS encoding phosphoribosylaminoimidazolesuccinocarboxamide synthase; this encodes MKKGHEIARGKTKVLYELEGQPDVLVVQQQDAITAGDGARRDVIEGKGRIAAKTTARVFRLLNLCGLPTHYLSGGEDDDDNEMLVRRAQMIPLEVVVRGVAAGSLVRRRPGIQRGSLLVPRLIEFFLKDDANHDPLIDPDTIVAQGIASPSDVATMTELARITYEILAHAWRRRDALLVDLKIEFGRLASGEGKGQLVIADVIDNDAWRVWPQGREDLMLDKQMYRNLETVTPADLEHVKARYEQVAEIVGTFPQMRPGMVAVLIDGPENVPLAEPVAQELSRYGLPIVRHVVSAAQTPGYALQLLAQLDATFARIIYTAVGAQPGVAVLGAMLAANTANAVVATATSPVQAASEAALQIAKTFALDDTVLFGRVLLMQANARSEVLSADARLNAPPPAPPPGVARA
- a CDS encoding zinc-ribbon domain containing protein; the encoded protein is MYQNRVLTCKDCGNTFDFTVRDQMFYAEKGFENEPQRCRDCRAARKSQRTNGMGVPSSTAGLREMFDAVCAQCNAETTVPFRPRGDRPVYCRNCYSAMNAVRA
- the mtnA gene encoding S-methyl-5-thioribose-1-phosphate isomerase, with amino-acid sequence MDSVWYDGDAVGYLDQRALPREVVRKRARSVDDVVDAIATLAVRGAPAIGIFGAYGVALAAQLHAGDRPAFEAAAQRIRGARPTAVNLAWAVDRVLQSPGAEREEAQRIHEEQRDVDRRIGEAAIELFPAIGNVLTHCNTGPIATGGDGTALGCFVAAHRAGKKLHVFVDETRPLLQGARLTMFELREAGLPCTLIVDSAAAITMQRKDVRAIVVGADRIARNGDTANKIGTYGVAIAAAHHGIPFYIAAPRSTFDFAIESGDAIPIEERNADEVRIAADDPVYNPAFDVTPGRLITGFITEYGVLAPPYADAVPDLEHRPCLAALSR
- the purB gene encoding adenylosuccinate lyase yields the protein MNDTSYASPFSWRYARPALREIFSERERRKLWRAVWIALAEAQQRAGLVSAAEVADLRAHRDEIDLDAALAIEREIGHDLMAEIRVFARQATVGGGKIHLGATSMDIEDNVETFRMRLALARILEALDELLLAFAARIERHADLVCMGYTHLQPAEPTTLGYRLAVYAQDLLIDRAMLHAAREQLTAKGIRGAVGTSASYTRLLDGTGHSPQEQEDEVLAHFDLQARDVATQTYPRKLDYLLLSTLAGMGASLSKFAFDVRILASPGFGDIAEPFGAKQVGSSAMPFKRNPVMAERIDSLARLLPGYADAAWQNAATNLLERTLDDSANRRTILPEALLCSDEILTLAKKIVEGLRVDERRIAENLRTYGPFAGTEAILMEAAKRGGDRQELHEVIRESAMHAYDALAAGETNPLARLLADDERIGRWVDPAEVRERLDPTSHVGDAPERARRLAKRIRDTVPKQ
- the holA gene encoding DNA polymerase III subunit delta; translation: MKYYEFVDKEPKIDGLVVIEGDEPMLAQRALDAILDRLLPLDIRQLNCDVVEGPETDAVGRVVGDAVNAMPFLAERRVVVVRNCHRMRAQPRRDLWAAAEGVPAGNTLVLEDLFPPKKATKPEPFGQLAGRKALRIDTTPNADVRERFVHETLARLGAKAQPRVVAVLSDGDASLGAIQNDLEKLALLGTTITLADLERESLDVEDAKAWHYAQALVEGRPDEALAIAFELFANDPRGAAIPLASALANDFALLWELARPGGGAIPARHRWRERALRPIARRIGERRARYGYEAAVRGFEAVVTGRIDDPRAMIELLTADLAARLASR
- the purL gene encoding phosphoribosylformylglycinamidine synthase subunit PurL, with the translated sequence MTAAAHDDAVALGRRLGVALSGDELHRIAAHLGRVPTPTELFAFDAQWSEHCSYKSSREHLKKLPTDGPSVLLGVGEDAGIVRLGEWQGETYGIVVAHESHNHPSQVVPFEGAATGIGGIVRDVLCMGAEVIGVADPLRFGRLENEHCRYVAQQVVDGIAAYGNAIGVPNVGGDVFFDDSFDDNVLVNVVALGLVKEKEIIHSRAPENSVGWDIVLVGKATDRSGFGGASFSSLTLDEDDAEQNKGAVQVPDPFLKNVIMRASYAVFAALREQKIVAGFKDLGAGGLAGCSAELCAAGGKGAEVELERVATAQRDLPPEVIAIGETQERLCWIVPPAFTPTLLAIYNEMYALPRVARGACAAVIGKVTDTRRYVARLHGETVMDVDLEFLTGGIRYSRPFTIAPPPVDDAAERDRELRDVAAAGHPTLGALLRDVLAHRDVCSRATIVWRYDGVVRGATSIPPGYADAGVLVPVAGAPLGAATAIGGNPRYGKIDARRAAQLAVVEAIGRVSAVGAIPAGLTDCLNFGDPTVPEQMGAFVAAVDGLADAARAFDVPFVSGNVSLYNRSSSGNHVAPSPIVACIGTLADVAVSATRGFKVPGAAIVVTAPLQDALGGSVIAERLALRTRALPRIDERRFAAECALVRAALERRVVASAHLVGDGGLLTAIAKMALASERGCGFRVDPKPLAEPLGHEVLWFAQTPAFVLEVVDADGFARLTAEMRVAAYDAGEVLADPVAAIGDERIAMAELREAWEAPLRDFYGAAA